A single genomic interval of Streptomyces sp. BA2 harbors:
- a CDS encoding glycoside hydrolase family 16 protein has product MRRTLTTVGIAAGLLLASVAAPTAEAGPTGKLRFADTFDTPVAKGRFTDCGHYVDTPKAYCGGLTGSMRANWWAYPKGWPDTATQRRYPVGGVYDPASTVWISGGQMHIRMWRGPSGPVHSAAVVPKKLMAQRYGRYEERFRVSKVAVGYKSAHLLWPVVNETCPDCEIDFPESEWTEDIHAFTHPKGGGKQDAFDTNRSWGAWRTSVIEWSPGEVKYFLDGRLVGRSTRGIPDKPMSWIIQNEAALNGDQARTNSSAQMDIAYVKGWTWG; this is encoded by the coding sequence ATGAGGCGCACACTCACCACCGTCGGTATCGCTGCCGGGCTACTCCTGGCAAGCGTCGCCGCACCCACCGCCGAAGCCGGGCCCACCGGGAAGCTCCGCTTCGCCGACACCTTCGACACCCCGGTGGCGAAGGGCCGGTTCACGGACTGCGGCCACTACGTCGACACCCCGAAGGCGTACTGCGGCGGCCTCACCGGCAGCATGCGCGCCAACTGGTGGGCGTATCCGAAGGGCTGGCCCGACACCGCCACCCAACGTCGGTACCCGGTCGGCGGCGTCTACGACCCGGCATCCACGGTGTGGATCTCCGGCGGCCAGATGCACATCCGCATGTGGCGCGGCCCCAGCGGACCCGTCCACTCGGCGGCCGTCGTGCCGAAGAAGCTCATGGCCCAGCGGTACGGACGGTACGAGGAACGGTTTCGGGTGTCCAAGGTCGCCGTCGGCTACAAGAGCGCGCACCTGCTGTGGCCCGTCGTGAATGAGACGTGCCCCGACTGCGAGATCGACTTTCCCGAGTCCGAGTGGACTGAGGACATTCACGCCTTCACCCACCCCAAGGGCGGCGGCAAGCAGGACGCCTTCGACACCAACCGGTCCTGGGGCGCCTGGCGGACCTCGGTCATCGAGTGGTCGCCCGGCGAGGTGAAGTACTTCCTCGACGGCCGACTCGTCGGCCGCTCCACCCGCGGTATCCCCGACAAGCCGATGAGCTGGATCATCCAGAACGAGGCCGCCCTCAACGGGGACCAGGCCCGGACGAACTCGTCCGCGCAGATGGACATCGCCTACGTCAAGGGCTGGACCTGGGGCTGA